TACGGGTAAAGTGGTGAGGGCAGCTACCATACCGGGCAAATGAGCTGCTCCGCCGGCACCAGCAATAATCACGCGCAAGCCGCGCTTGCGCGCATTTTCGGCGTATTCTACCATGCGGTGGGGCGTGCGGTGCGCTGACACAATGGTTAACTCAAACGGAATATTCATGGTTTCTAGCATTTCGGCCGCCGGTTCCATAACTTTTAAATCGGATTGGCTGCCCATAATAATTCCAACCAAAGGAGTAGATTGGCTGTTGGTGGGTGTTTCGGTCATGCTTTTACTTTAATTACTTCTTTAACCTGATTTGCTTTTTGCGTAGCCTCTGCTACCGTGTTGGCCGTAATGGTAACGTGACCCATTTTGCGAGCAGGCCGCGTAATTTTTTTGCCGTATAAATGAATGCTTACTCCCGGTAAGGCTAATGCTTCTTGCAAACCTTCGTACTGCGCTAATCCGGAGTAACCGGGTTCCCCGAGTAAATTTAACATAACAGCCGCACTATGGCTTTGGGTATTACCCAGAGGCAAATTTAAAATAGCTCGCAAATGCTGTTCAAACTGCGAGGTAAGATTGGCTTTATACGTATGATGCCCACTATTGTGCGGCCGCGGCGCTACCTCGTTTACTAAAATTTCCCCGTCTTTAGTCAAGAACATTTCTACGGCTAGCAAACCTACCATGTTTAAGGCTTGTATTACGCGCTTGGCTACTTTCTGGGCTTTTTGTTCCACTTCCGGCGATATGGCCGCCGGCGAAAACAGGTAATCTACCAGATTATGAACCGGATGAAAAACCAATTCTACCGCCGGAAAGCAACTTACCTCCCCATTGGGATTACGCGCCACAATAACCGACAGCTCTTTTTCGTAATCTACTAGTTTTTCTAACACCGTGGGCGCTTCAAAACTTTTCTCGAAATCGGCTGAACTGGTTAACCGGGTTACGCCGCGGCCATCGTAGCCCAAAGTGCGTAATTTTTGAAATGCCGGTAAAAAATCCGCATTTTCAATTAATTCAGCTTTATTTTGCAGTAAACGGAAGTCGGCGGTAGGAATACCATTGTGGCAGTAAAACTCTTTTTGCAAGCCTTTATCCTGAATGATTTTAATGACTTCCGGCTCTGGAAATACCTTTACTCCTTCTTGTTTTAACTTTAATAAGGCATCGGTGTTTACGTGTTCAATTTCAATGGTTACCACGTCGCACTTTTTACCGAAGTTGTAAACGGTATCGTAATCGGCGAAGCTGCCCACAAAAAATTCGTCGCACAACGATTTACAGGGGGCTTCGGCGTCCGGGTCCAGAATTAAAGTATATAAATTTAAATCAATCCCGGCCTGCAGCAGCATACGACCTAATTGGCCGCCGCCCAAAATACCGAGTCTAATTTCTCCTTGCATGTTTTATTTTTAATTTACCAGATAAAGGTCAAAAGTAAGCAATTTATTTATTTGCTCCAGTAACCACCCGTTACATTTAGATGTTAGATATTGGATATTGGATATTAGATTTTAGACTTTGGGCTAATGCGGTCGGAACAAGCCAGACTATATTATTACTAATCCAATCTGGCGTATAGTAAATAAATGTTAGCTAACAGAAAGTAATTTTTTAAATTTTCTTTATTCCACCTTTTAAGTTAAACCTTTACCCCAGAATAAAAAACACCATAATAAAACCACCGTATGTGGCATGTACATACAATGATTACCTTTGCTCAAATTTTTTAAATTTTAATCAAGCGGCGAACTATGGAAATTTTACTGGCTACTTTTTCGGCTCTGTTTTCGGTGGTTAATCCATTCGGGGCCATGCCAGTATTTTTAACCCTTACCCAGGACGATACTCCCGAACGCCGGCGTCAGCAAGCCTTAAAAGCTTGCTTTTACATGATTGGTATTTTAACGGTCTTTTTCCTGGCCGGTCAGTATATTTTAAATTTTTTCGGTTTACGTATTCACGATTTGCGCATTGCCGGCGGCATTATGATTTTAAAAGCCGGGGCCGATTTAATTACCCCCAAATCAGATCCTGGCCGAAAAGTTTCTAAAGAATCGGTGGAAGAAAGTATTGCTAAACCGGATATTTCTTTTACGCCGCTGGCTATGCCGATGCTTTCGGGGCCCGGCGCCATTGCGGTAAGTATTGGTTTATTTACCCAATCTTTATCCTACGCCGATATGGGCTTGATTATTCTGGCCATTATGTTGCTGGCCATACCTACCTATTACATTTTAATTTTTTCGCCCCGGCTTATTCAAATTATGGGTAAAGCCGGCCTGGAGGCTTTATCTAAAATCATGGGTTTTATTGTGCTCTCCCTGGGTGTAAACTTTATTACCTCCGCTTTAATTGCTTTGTTTAAATAGTTGATGGTCGATGGATTATATTAAAAGATGTACGGTTTAAAAGTTAATAACTTATTTTTTTAAAATTATTCATTTTCCAGCAGCGCTAACTCCGTGCTAGTTCTTAACTCTAAGCCTCTTTAGATTTACCTATAAATTATTTACCTGTAACACCTGAATCCATAAAGTACAAACCATATACAATGAACTATGAACTAGGGTTTATCGACTATGGACTCTGAACTAATTCTATTACCTTTGCCGCATGGAGTTAAAGAATGATTTAATTTTACGCGCCGCTCTGGGCGAACCTACCGAACGCACCCCCGTTTGGTTAATGCGGCAGGCTGGACGTATTTTACCGGAATACCGCGCGGTACGCAGCAGTGTGAGCGGCTTTAAAGAATTAGTAGAAACCCCGGAATTAGCTTCGGAAGTTACCATCCAACCGGTGGATATTCTGGGCGTAGATGCCGCCATTATTTTTTCGGATATTCTGGTTGTGCCGGAAGCCATGGGTTGCACCTACGAAATGATAGAACAACGCGGCCCCATTTTTCCTAGAACTATTCAAACCGCCGAAGATATTAACCAATTGCGCGTAGACGATGCTCATTTTCAGTTACATTACGTGTACGAGGCACTCAGAATAACTAAACGCGCCCTGAACGGCCGGGTTCCTTTAATTGGTTTTGCCGGCGCTCCCTGGACTATTCTGGCTTATATGGTAGAAGGCAGCGGCTCTAAAACGTTTAGCAAAGCCCGCAAGTTTTTGTATACCTCGCCGGAATTAGCGCACACGTTGCTCGATAAAATTACTACCGTAACCATAAACTACTTACAGGCCCAGGTAGAAGCCGGCGCCGCTATGTTGCAAATTTTTGATTCCTGGGCAGGTATATTGCCACCGGCACATTATCACGAATTTTCGACGCGCTACATTTCCCGCATTTGTGAAGTCATTACGGCTGTACCTATTACGGTATTTGCCAAAGGCGCCTTTTTTGCGTTAGCTGATTTTGCCCAGTTGGATTGCCAAACCATTGGCTTAGACTGGAACATGAACATTGCCGACTCCCGGGCCACGGTTGGATTAAATAAAACACTGCAAGGTAACCTGGATCCCTGCGCTTTATATGGTTCTTTTGATAGTATCCGGAACGAAACCATTGCCATGTTGCAGGCCTTTGGCCCTACCCGGCACATTGCCAATTTAGGCCACGGCGTTTACCCCGATACCGATCCGGATAAAGTAAAATGCTTTATTGATACCGTAAAAGAATACAGCACTAAAATAAACGCACCACAAACCATTACTTAAATCTAATTTTTTAAAATTTTAAATTTCAGAAGTTATTTGCTCCTATAAAACCAGAAAAGCCGCTTGTTACAGCGGCTTTTCTGGTTTTATAGGAGCGGTAAGTTTAATCTATTATATCATCGTCTTCTCCGGATTCAAAATCACTTTCATTTTCTTCGTTGCCCAATTCCCGGGGGATGGTCAATCCGGATTCGTCGGTAACGGCATCAATTAATTTGTTTACCTCGGTGGCTTTTTCGGCTTCGTTTAATTTTTCGAAAGAAACGGCTAAGTTCCGTAAGGCCCGTTTTACAATATCCAGGTTAGAGCAAGGTTCGTAAAAAATATCTACCGGGTGCAGGTTTAATTGCAAAATATACGAATCGATGTCGGTTTTAGATAAAATTAAACCGCGGTTATACACATTAATATAAAACTGATAATTATCCTTTTTATAAGTCAGAATAAATAAATTGGGCAGGTTAACGCCGTAAACGGGTAAGCCTAATTTTTGGGCTATGGTCAGGTATATAACGCACAAAGTTAAAGGATTACCCCGTTGCGTTTCCAAAGCCAGGTGCAACATGGAGTTGGCTGGCGAATGAAAATTTTTGGTATTGGCCGAAAATTTGTAAATCCGGAATAAAACGTGATTCAACGCCTTAATCTGGTCGTAGGGGTGCATATCTGGTTTTATATGTAACCAGGCTTCGTAGTAAATTTGGTCCAGCGTTTTGTTGATTATTGCCAAGTCGGCGTCGGGGTATTGGTAGGTATTTACCAGCCACATGCCTTCGATTAAGTTTTCGGCGCCGCTTTTCCGCCAATTAGCCAGCCGGTTGGTCAACGACTCGTATTGCAGCTTATGTATTAAATCTTCAATTTTTTTCTGTACATCGGGGTTAATGCTTTCTTCCCAGTGTTCTTCTAAAAAAGGAATTACCGGCTCACCCAACGACACCAATTTATCTTCAACGTGCACCGCAATTTCCTGGTCTTCGTCGTCTAATAAAGATATTAAAGCTTTTATTTCTTGATTTGTCACTCTTACAAATTAATTATGAATTAAAATTAGAAATCAGAAATAAATCCAAAGTTTCTTATTTCTGACTGTACTAACAAATTTATCAATGCACCGCGTTTCCTTTTGCGGCTTTACTTAAAAGAATTCTGGTTGATTTATGTTTAGGGAACAGGCGCAAATTTCTAATTTTTAAAATTTAATTTCTAATTTATTTCTCAGGTTTGAATTACGCCCACATTAAACGCTTTTTCTAGCGGAGCTTGATTGGCGGCGGCAATGCCCATGGATATTACCTGGCGCGTTTCCAGGGGATCAATTATGCCATCTACCCACAAGCGGGCTGCGGCATAATACGGCGACAGTTGCTCGTTGTACGTGGAAGTAATTTTTTCTAAAAGTTCTTTTTCGGCTTCGGGGGTAATGGTTTCGCCTTTACTTTTTAAAGAAGCAACTTGTATTTGCAATAGCGTGTTTGCCGCAGCGGCACCACTCATCACGGCCATTTGCGCGGTAGGCCAAGCGAATATTAATCTGGGATCGTAGGCCTTGCCGCACATGGCGTAATTGCCGGCCCCGTACGAATTGCCAATGATAATGGTAAGCTTTGGCACCACGGAGTTAGCCATGGCATTTACCATTTTAGCCCCGTCTTTAATAATACCGCCGTGTTCGGCTTTGCTGCCTACCATAAACCCGGAAACATCCTGCAAAAACACCAAAGGAATTTTCTTCTGGTTACAGTTCATAATAAACCGTGCTGCTTTATCCGCCGAATCGGAGTAAATAACGCCACCCATTTGCAATTCGCCTTTTTTAGTTTTTACTATTTTGCGTTGGTTCGCAACAATGCCAACGGCCCAACCATCAATCCGGGCCAACCCGCAGATTAAAGTTTGCCCGTAAAGCTCTTTGTAAGGTTCAAATTCCGAATTATCTACCAGGCGATAAATCAGCTCCATCATGTCGTAAGGTTTTACCCGGTCGGCGGGCAAATAGCCGTATATTTCCGCAGGATTTAATTTGGGTGGCAAGGGTGCAACCCGATTAAAGCCGGCTTTTGGGGGCTCCCCTATTTTATCAAAAATATTGCGAATAGCGTCCAGGCATTCCTGATCAGTTTTAAACTTATAATCCGTTACCCCAGAGATTTCGGAGTGGGTGGTAGCGCCGCCCAAAGTTTCGTTATCTACCGTTTCGCCAATGGCCGCTTTAACCAAATAAGAACCCGCCAGAAAAATAGACCCGGTTTGCTCCACAATTATGGCCTCGTCCGACATAATGGGTAAATAAGCGCCTCCCGCCACGCAGCTCCCCATAATGGCCGAAATCTGAATAATGCCGCTGGCCGACATAACCGCGTTGTTTCGGAAAATACGGCCGAAATGTTCTTTATCCGGAAATATCTCGTCTTGCAAGGGCAGGTAAACGCCGGCGCTATCTACCAAATAAATAATGGGCAATTTGTTTTCCAGGGCTATTTCCTGGGCGCGTAAGTTTTTCTTGGCCGTAATCGGAAACCAGGCACCGGCTTTAACACTGGCGTCGTTGGCCACTACTACGCATTGCCGGCCTTTTACGTACCCAATTACTACAACTACGCCTCCGCTGGGGCAACCGCCGTGCTCCGGGTACATGTTTTCGCCGGCAAAAGCGCCAATTTCCAGGTATTCCGTGGAGCTATCTAATAAGTAGGCGATGCGTTCGCGGGCGGTTAATTTCCCTTTTTCGCGCTGCGCCTGCAGCCGTTTTTCCCCGCCGCCCAGGTATACTTTTGCCAACCGGTTTTTTAGTTGATAAACCTGCTGCTTTAAAACATCTTCATTTTTAAAAAAATCGATATTTTGATCCATAGCAAAGGGTTAAAACGTAAAAAATCCGCTGGAAAGCGGATTTTAAAAAATTTAGCTGCTTAATTTAAGAATAAGAGCGAATAAAATTTTTAAATTTTTGCTTTAAGCTTTGCTGCGTTATTCCTTATTTATTTCGCACTTCGCCTACCACCCCGGTATTTTCTACGGTATTTGCGTTGCGCACTTTATCCGCTGATTTTACATTATCGGCTTGTTTTACTTTGGTGCCGCCCCCAATTAAAGAAAAATGCACATACCGTTTAGGATTCGCTTTTAAATCTTGCAGCAAAGCGTTGAGGCTTTCAGTAGAAGCGTTCATGTTGCGGTACAACGAATCGTCGTTCATAATTTTGCCCAACGTGCCGCTATCCTGGTTAAACTTCTGGATCATGGTTTGGGCTTCGGCTACCGTGGCATTTAACTGCCGTACCGTGCTGTTAATCGGCGTATTTTTTAAAGTATCGGTAATCTGGCTTAAGTTGCTGGCCAACCGGCTAAACTTTTGCTCGGTAGTTTTTAAAGAACTGGTTAAATCGGCCATGTTCGAGGTAATCTGGTTAATGTTGCGCTGGTTGGCGAGCATTAAGTTTTTTACCGCTTCGGTAGTGGCCTGGGTATTTAAAATTGTAGCTTGTATACTCCGCTTGGCATCTTCGTTAAAGAACGAATTTAATTTAACCAAAGTAGAATCCACGGTACCCAATACCGGCATAGCTTTGGCCGTCAGCATATCGGTAATGCTCTTCTCTACGAATGGTTTCAAAGTTTCGCCGCCATTGTACTTTTTAGAATTAGGCCGCAGAAACAAGGTAATAGCCTTGCCGCCCAGCAAATCGCTGTTCGATAAACTGGCTATCGTAGAATCCCCCACGGTTATATCATCATCTACCGCCAAGGTTACCCGTATTTTGTTATTCTTATCTTTCAGAATATACATGTCGGCTACGGTACCTATTTTTACCCCGTTTAAAACAATGGGAGCTGATATGTTTAAGCCGTCTACGCTATCGTACTCGACGTAATAAGTGGTGTTGGACGAGAAAAAATCGGATCCGCGAAGGAAGGTGTAACCAAAATAAAGCATTACAATGGCTACGATACCCAGTAATGCTACTTTTATTTCTTTTGCAAATTTCACGCAGTTAAGTTTAGGTTGAGTTAGTTTGAGGCTTCGAGTTCTTGCTTGTACTCTTTAAAAGCCCGGTATATGCCTGATGCAATATACGATTGTCCGGTTTTATCGTTGAGAAATTTTTCTTCTTCGGGATTTGTTAAAAATCCGGTCTCGATTAAAACGCTGGGCATCGCCGATTTCCAGAGCACAATTAAGCCCGCTTGCTTTACGCCGCGGCTTTTGCGGTTTACCTTATTTTCAAACTGGTGCTCTACTTTTTGGGCAAAACGCAGGCTGTTATCCATGTAAGCGCTTTGCCGCAGCGATAACAAAATGTGGCTTTGCGGCGAATTAGGGTCAAAGCCGTCGTAGTTTTCTTTATACCCTTCTTCTTTTAAAATAACGGAGTTTTCGCGTTTGGCTACTTTTAAATTCCCTTCGGACGTATGCAGCCCCATGGTAAAGGTTTCGGTGCCGAAAGCAGAGCTTGGCCCGGAATTACAATGAATGGAGATAAATAAATCGGCGTTATTTTTATTGGCAATACCTGCCCGGTCGATTAGCTCTACGAATACGTTGCTTTTGCGCGTATAAATAACCTTTACTTCCGGTAGGTTTTCTTCGATCAGGTTGCCTAACTGCAAGGCTACTTTTAGGGCAACATCTTTTTCTTTCGAAAATTTACCACTGCAACCGTTATCGTGGGCGCCGTGGCCTGCGTCAATTACCACAGTGCGCAAGCGGTTATCGCGACGTTTAAGGTTCGTACTAAATCCAGAAAAAACAAAAATCAGGGCCGGCAATAAAAATAAAACAATATTTCTCACGACTTTCGTTACATTAAAACTAATGATCTTACCTTTGCAAAAATATATAAAAAGCTAATTAATTCTGAACCGTTTACCACACATTTTGAGGATATACTTCACTCTGGTTTTTGCTTTATCGGGATTGATAAGTGCCTGGGCGCAGCAAACGCCTAACCGGACAACTACGTCCCAAACCCCGGAAATAACCGTAGATACGGTTACGGTAAAACAAGATTCGATCCAAGGTGATATTACTACCACAATTAAGTATACCGCTAAAGATTCTATTGTTTTAAACGTACAAAACCGCTTGGTTAATATGTACAACGATGCCAGTATTGAATATGGTACTATGTCGTTGAAGGCGCATACCACCCAACTGGATTATAAAACCAACCTGGTAAATGCCATTGGAGCCAAAGATTCTACAGGCAAAGCCATTGGTACACCCTTGTTTAAAGACGACCAGCAATCGTATGAAGCCGAGCAGATTAGCTATAATTTTAAAACCAAAAAAGGCAAGATCCGGGAGGTAGTAACCAAGCAGGGCGAAGGTTTTCTGCACGCCGAAGTTGTTAAAAAAACCGAAGGCGATGCCATGTACGGCATTCATTCAAAATATACCACCTGCGATCTACCGCATCCGCATTTTTACATAAATTCTAGTAAGATGAAGGCCATACCGGGTAAAAAGATTTTTACCGGCCCTTTTAATCTGGTATTTGGCGATATTCCTACGCCCTTGGGCTTTTTGTTTGGTTACTTTCCTACGCCCAAAAAGCGCAGCTCCGGATTGATTATACCTACTTTCGGGGAATCGAGGCAGCGGGGTTTTTACTTACGGAACGGCGGAT
The sequence above is a segment of the Adhaeribacter swui genome. Coding sequences within it:
- the purE gene encoding 5-(carboxyamino)imidazole ribonucleotide mutase, producing MTETPTNSQSTPLVGIIMGSQSDLKVMEPAAEMLETMNIPFELTIVSAHRTPHRMVEYAENARKRGLRVIIAGAGGAAHLPGMVAALTTLPVIGVPVRSSNSIDGWDSILSILQMPGGIPVATVALNGAQNAGLLAAQILGTFNAAIADRLDKYRNSLREKVMRSVDELRRGDRDDD
- a CDS encoding 5-(carboxyamino)imidazole ribonucleotide synthase, coding for MQGEIRLGILGGGQLGRMLLQAGIDLNLYTLILDPDAEAPCKSLCDEFFVGSFADYDTVYNFGKKCDVVTIEIEHVNTDALLKLKQEGVKVFPEPEVIKIIQDKGLQKEFYCHNGIPTADFRLLQNKAELIENADFLPAFQKLRTLGYDGRGVTRLTSSADFEKSFEAPTVLEKLVDYEKELSVIVARNPNGEVSCFPAVELVFHPVHNLVDYLFSPAAISPEVEQKAQKVAKRVIQALNMVGLLAVEMFLTKDGEILVNEVAPRPHNSGHHTYKANLTSQFEQHLRAILNLPLGNTQSHSAAVMLNLLGEPGYSGLAQYEGLQEALALPGVSIHLYGKKITRPARKMGHVTITANTVAEATQKANQVKEVIKVKA
- a CDS encoding MarC family protein; this translates as MEILLATFSALFSVVNPFGAMPVFLTLTQDDTPERRRQQALKACFYMIGILTVFFLAGQYILNFFGLRIHDLRIAGGIMILKAGADLITPKSDPGRKVSKESVEESIAKPDISFTPLAMPMLSGPGAIAVSIGLFTQSLSYADMGLIILAIMLLAIPTYYILIFSPRLIQIMGKAGLEALSKIMGFIVLSLGVNFITSALIALFK
- the hemE gene encoding uroporphyrinogen decarboxylase, with the translated sequence MELKNDLILRAALGEPTERTPVWLMRQAGRILPEYRAVRSSVSGFKELVETPELASEVTIQPVDILGVDAAIIFSDILVVPEAMGCTYEMIEQRGPIFPRTIQTAEDINQLRVDDAHFQLHYVYEALRITKRALNGRVPLIGFAGAPWTILAYMVEGSGSKTFSKARKFLYTSPELAHTLLDKITTVTINYLQAQVEAGAAMLQIFDSWAGILPPAHYHEFSTRYISRICEVITAVPITVFAKGAFFALADFAQLDCQTIGLDWNMNIADSRATVGLNKTLQGNLDPCALYGSFDSIRNETIAMLQAFGPTRHIANLGHGVYPDTDPDKVKCFIDTVKEYSTKINAPQTIT
- a CDS encoding transglutaminase-like domain-containing protein, with amino-acid sequence MTNQEIKALISLLDDEDQEIAVHVEDKLVSLGEPVIPFLEEHWEESINPDVQKKIEDLIHKLQYESLTNRLANWRKSGAENLIEGMWLVNTYQYPDADLAIINKTLDQIYYEAWLHIKPDMHPYDQIKALNHVLFRIYKFSANTKNFHSPANSMLHLALETQRGNPLTLCVIYLTIAQKLGLPVYGVNLPNLFILTYKKDNYQFYINVYNRGLILSKTDIDSYILQLNLHPVDIFYEPCSNLDIVKRALRNLAVSFEKLNEAEKATEVNKLIDAVTDESGLTIPRELGNEENESDFESGEDDDIID
- a CDS encoding acyl-CoA carboxylase subunit beta translates to MDQNIDFFKNEDVLKQQVYQLKNRLAKVYLGGGEKRLQAQREKGKLTARERIAYLLDSSTEYLEIGAFAGENMYPEHGGCPSGGVVVVIGYVKGRQCVVVANDASVKAGAWFPITAKKNLRAQEIALENKLPIIYLVDSAGVYLPLQDEIFPDKEHFGRIFRNNAVMSASGIIQISAIMGSCVAGGAYLPIMSDEAIIVEQTGSIFLAGSYLVKAAIGETVDNETLGGATTHSEISGVTDYKFKTDQECLDAIRNIFDKIGEPPKAGFNRVAPLPPKLNPAEIYGYLPADRVKPYDMMELIYRLVDNSEFEPYKELYGQTLICGLARIDGWAVGIVANQRKIVKTKKGELQMGGVIYSDSADKAARFIMNCNQKKIPLVFLQDVSGFMVGSKAEHGGIIKDGAKMVNAMANSVVPKLTIIIGNSYGAGNYAMCGKAYDPRLIFAWPTAQMAVMSGAAAANTLLQIQVASLKSKGETITPEAEKELLEKITSTYNEQLSPYYAAARLWVDGIIDPLETRQVISMGIAAANQAPLEKAFNVGVIQT
- a CDS encoding MlaD family protein gives rise to the protein MKFAKEIKVALLGIVAIVMLYFGYTFLRGSDFFSSNTTYYVEYDSVDGLNISAPIVLNGVKIGTVADMYILKDKNNKIRVTLAVDDDITVGDSTIASLSNSDLLGGKAITLFLRPNSKKYNGGETLKPFVEKSITDMLTAKAMPVLGTVDSTLVKLNSFFNEDAKRSIQATILNTQATTEAVKNLMLANQRNINQITSNMADLTSSLKTTEQKFSRLASNLSQITDTLKNTPINSTVRQLNATVAEAQTMIQKFNQDSGTLGKIMNDDSLYRNMNASTESLNALLQDLKANPKRYVHFSLIGGGTKVKQADNVKSADKVRNANTVENTGVVGEVRNK
- a CDS encoding N-acetylmuramoyl-L-alanine amidase family protein is translated as MRNIVLFLLPALIFVFSGFSTNLKRRDNRLRTVVIDAGHGAHDNGCSGKFSKEKDVALKVALQLGNLIEENLPEVKVIYTRKSNVFVELIDRAGIANKNNADLFISIHCNSGPSSAFGTETFTMGLHTSEGNLKVAKRENSVILKEEGYKENYDGFDPNSPQSHILLSLRQSAYMDNSLRFAQKVEHQFENKVNRKSRGVKQAGLIVLWKSAMPSVLIETGFLTNPEEEKFLNDKTGQSYIASGIYRAFKEYKQELEASN